A window from Sphingobium sp. EM0848 encodes these proteins:
- a CDS encoding PadR family transcriptional regulator — MHFHHPHRGGRRDFGRGRFFGPEGFDRGPFGGRFEGGPFGGGGRFGGGRGGGRRRLFGNDALKLILLKLIADSPRHGYDLIREIQSLSGEVYAPSPGVVYPTLTLLADMDLIAEQPGESSRKLFAITPAGSAHLAEQAEGVKEVMDRLGSLAKKAERVDGAPIRRAMHNLGMAVRARLEKEGADAQTMFDVASLIDEAASKIERL, encoded by the coding sequence ATGCATTTTCATCATCCTCATCGCGGCGGGCGCCGCGATTTCGGTCGTGGCCGCTTTTTCGGGCCGGAAGGTTTCGATCGCGGTCCCTTTGGCGGCCGCTTCGAAGGAGGGCCTTTCGGAGGCGGCGGGCGCTTTGGCGGAGGGCGGGGCGGTGGCCGTCGGCGCCTGTTCGGCAATGACGCGCTCAAACTCATTCTGCTCAAGCTGATCGCGGACAGCCCCCGTCACGGCTATGACCTGATCCGCGAGATCCAGAGCCTGTCGGGAGAGGTCTATGCGCCCAGTCCGGGCGTCGTCTATCCGACGCTGACATTGCTGGCGGACATGGACCTGATCGCCGAGCAGCCGGGTGAAAGCAGCCGCAAGCTCTTCGCCATCACGCCAGCGGGGTCGGCCCATCTGGCCGAACAGGCCGAAGGCGTGAAGGAGGTCATGGATCGTCTTGGTTCACTGGCGAAGAAGGCCGAGCGTGTCGATGGCGCGCCGATTCGACGGGCGATGCACAATCTGGGCATGGCGGTCCGGGCGCGGCTTGAAAAGGAAGGGGCGGATGCCCAGACCATGTTCGACGTCGCCTCGCTGATCGACGAGGCCGCCAGCAAGATCGAAAGGCTCTGA
- the grpE gene encoding nucleotide exchange factor GrpE has translation MSEEKQNIENTELVDELPEDAAPVGDAAAERITALENELATAKQDVLYAHAETQNVRRRLEKELADARSYAATSFARDMLSVADNLGRALQAIPADLREDEKFKGLVAGLEATGRELEAVFGRNGIEKLESVGQPLDPNKHQAMMEVPSADAEPGTVLVEMQAGYTIKDRLLRPALVSVAKKPD, from the coding sequence ATGAGCGAAGAAAAACAGAATATCGAAAATACCGAACTTGTGGACGAACTGCCCGAGGATGCGGCGCCGGTTGGCGACGCGGCGGCGGAAAGGATCACCGCATTGGAAAACGAGCTGGCGACCGCCAAGCAGGACGTCCTCTATGCCCATGCCGAGACGCAGAATGTGCGGCGGCGGCTGGAAAAGGAACTGGCCGACGCGCGCTCCTATGCCGCGACGTCCTTCGCCCGGGACATGCTGTCGGTGGCGGACAATCTGGGGCGGGCGCTTCAGGCGATTCCCGCCGATCTGCGTGAGGACGAGAAGTTCAAGGGACTGGTCGCGGGACTGGAGGCCACCGGGCGCGAGCTGGAGGCCGTCTTCGGCCGCAACGGCATCGAGAAGCTGGAGTCGGTCGGCCAGCCGCTGGACCCCAACAAGCATCAGGCGATGATGGAAGTGCCCTCCGCCGATGCGGAGCCGGGTACGGTGCTGGTCGAGATGCAGGCAGGCTATACGATCAAGGATCGGTTGCTGCGTCCGGCGCTGGTCAGCGTGGCGAAAAAGCCCGACTGA
- the hrcA gene encoding heat-inducible transcriptional repressor HrcA: protein MAVTPITELNERARDVFRLVVESYLGTGLPVASRTISKMASLSLSPASIRNVMQDLEELGLLAAPHTSAGRMPTETGLRLFVDGMMQAAEPSMEERRAIEAGISEGGPIEEALSAATAALSGLSACAGIVMVPKREPVLRQFGFVPLNERQALAVLVGQDGSIENRMVDLPIGVTPMMLNEAANFMSARFGGMTLAQAGEALQRELEHERHALQGAARELVARGIAVWSQDADERPVLIVRGQAHLLDDGTAADLERVRQLLEQLEGKQEISHLLESALAGSATKIFIGSENKLFSLSGSSVIAAPYRGGDGRVVGVVGVIGPTRLNYARVIPMVDFTAQTLSRLMR from the coding sequence ATGGCGGTCACCCCGATCACTGAGTTGAACGAACGGGCGCGCGACGTTTTCCGTCTGGTGGTCGAGAGCTATCTCGGGACCGGACTGCCCGTCGCTTCGCGCACGATCAGCAAGATGGCAAGCTTGAGCCTGTCCCCCGCCTCCATCCGCAATGTGATGCAGGATCTGGAGGAACTGGGCCTGCTGGCCGCGCCGCATACCTCTGCGGGGCGGATGCCGACCGAAACCGGCCTCAGGCTCTTCGTCGACGGCATGATGCAGGCGGCGGAGCCTTCGATGGAGGAGCGGCGCGCCATCGAGGCCGGGATTTCCGAAGGCGGACCGATCGAGGAGGCGCTGTCGGCGGCCACGGCGGCGCTGTCGGGCCTGTCCGCCTGTGCGGGCATCGTGATGGTGCCCAAGCGCGAGCCGGTGCTGCGGCAATTCGGTTTCGTGCCGTTGAACGAGCGGCAGGCGCTGGCCGTGCTGGTGGGGCAGGACGGGTCCATCGAAAATCGCATGGTCGACCTGCCCATCGGCGTGACGCCGATGATGCTGAATGAGGCGGCCAATTTCATGTCGGCGCGCTTTGGCGGGATGACGCTTGCGCAGGCGGGCGAGGCCTTGCAGCGCGAACTGGAGCATGAACGTCACGCGTTGCAGGGCGCGGCGCGGGAATTGGTGGCGCGCGGTATTGCCGTCTGGTCGCAGGATGCGGACGAGCGCCCCGTGCTGATCGTGCGGGGGCAGGCGCATCTGCTGGATGACGGCACCGCCGCCGATCTGGAGCGGGTGCGGCAACTGCTGGAACAGCTTGAAGGCAAGCAGGAAATTTCGCACCTGCTGGAAAGCGCTTTGGCGGGCAGCGCGACCAAAATCTTCATCGGCTCGGAAAACAAGCTCTTTTCCCTGTCGGGTTCTTCGGTCATAGCCGCGCCTTACCGGGGCGGTGACGGCCGGGTGGTGGGCGTGGTCGGCGTAATCGGGCCGACGCGCTTGAACTATGCGCGGGTGATCCCCATGGTGGACTTCACTGCGCAGACGCTGTCGAGATTGATGAGATGA
- a CDS encoding DUF6438 domain-containing protein — MGTKAIMILAATALLGACATEQTELEKPTAAGDTIRFSAGSCFGACPSYTLRVTPDGSGLIEPQRFTAVPGPTRFTVTPLQYRRFRTALAQFRPAQGTSKRIGQGENCARFATDMPGYVIEWTRDGAQPTRLEFQSGCMDAGYGRLRATIASIPKMLDIAAMVKPTAAKGK, encoded by the coding sequence ATGGGGACGAAAGCGATCATGATTTTGGCGGCGACGGCGCTGCTGGGCGCTTGCGCGACGGAACAGACCGAGCTGGAGAAGCCGACGGCTGCCGGCGACACGATCCGATTTTCCGCCGGCTCCTGTTTCGGCGCCTGCCCCAGCTATACCCTGCGCGTGACGCCGGACGGGTCCGGGTTGATCGAGCCGCAGCGCTTTACCGCCGTGCCGGGGCCGACCCGCTTTACCGTGACTCCCCTGCAATATCGTCGTTTCCGCACTGCGCTGGCGCAGTTCCGGCCCGCGCAGGGGACATCGAAGCGAATCGGGCAGGGCGAGAATTGCGCCCGCTTCGCGACCGACATGCCCGGCTATGTGATCGAATGGACGCGCGACGGTGCGCAGCCGACCCGACTGGAATTCCAGTCGGGCTGCATGGATGCGGGCTATGGCAGGTTGCGCGCGACCATCGCGTCCATTCCCAAAATGCTGGACATTGCGGCGATGGTGAAACCCACCGCCGCCAAGGGCAAGTGA
- the rph gene encoding ribonuclease PH, whose product MRPSGRAPDQMREITMEPGFTIHAEGSCLVSFGDTRVLCTASIEEKVPPFLRGKGSGWVTAEYGMLPRATHTRGSREAAKGKQSGRTQEIQRLIGRSLRAVVDLEKLGERQIVVDCDVIQADGGTRTAAISGSWVALRIAIDKLLASGALKEDPIMQKVAAISCGIYNGTPVLDLDYAEDSNAQADANLILTGDGKFAEVQATAEGATYDEEELLRLLRLARIGCAQIFAAQDKATGR is encoded by the coding sequence ATGCGTCCTTCCGGCCGCGCGCCCGACCAGATGCGCGAAATCACCATGGAACCCGGCTTCACCATCCATGCCGAGGGCAGCTGCCTCGTCAGTTTCGGCGACACCCGCGTCCTGTGCACCGCCTCGATCGAGGAAAAGGTCCCCCCCTTCCTGCGCGGCAAGGGATCGGGCTGGGTCACGGCGGAATATGGCATGCTGCCCCGCGCCACCCACACCCGCGGCAGCCGCGAGGCCGCCAAGGGCAAGCAGTCGGGCCGCACCCAGGAAATCCAGCGCCTGATCGGCCGCTCGCTGCGCGCCGTGGTCGATCTGGAAAAGCTGGGCGAGCGCCAGATCGTGGTCGATTGCGACGTGATCCAGGCCGATGGCGGCACCCGCACCGCCGCCATTTCGGGCAGCTGGGTCGCGCTGCGCATCGCCATCGACAAGCTGCTGGCGTCGGGCGCGCTCAAGGAAGACCCGATCATGCAGAAGGTCGCGGCGATCAGCTGCGGCATCTATAACGGCACGCCCGTCCTCGACCTCGACTATGCCGAGGACAGCAATGCGCAGGCCGACGCCAACCTCATCCTGACCGGCGATGGCAAATTTGCGGAAGTGCAGGCGACCGCGGAAGGCGCTACCTATGACGAGGAAGAGCTGCTTCGCCTGCTGCGTCTCGCCCGCATCGGCTGCGCGCAGATCTTCGCGGCGCAGGACAAGGCTACGGGACGATAA
- the rdgB gene encoding RdgB/HAM1 family non-canonical purine NTP pyrophosphatase, whose translation MSDEFGQEQAIRKLGPGRLVIASHNPGKVREIGELLAPYGIETVSAAALDLPEPDETGTTFIANAELKAMQAADLSGLPALADDSGLCVEALNGDPGIFSARWAGETKDFGLAMQLVHDNMAAQGPEVGHGAHFVCALALAWPDGHVEVFEGRVDGTIVWPPRGDKGFGYDPIFQPHGHTISFGEMEPEKKHAMSHRADAFRQMVAAVF comes from the coding sequence ATGAGCGACGAGTTCGGACAGGAACAGGCGATCCGCAAGCTGGGGCCGGGCAGGCTGGTGATCGCCAGCCACAATCCCGGCAAGGTACGCGAAATTGGCGAACTGCTGGCGCCCTATGGCATTGAAACGGTGTCCGCCGCCGCGCTGGACCTGCCCGAACCCGATGAGACCGGCACGACCTTCATCGCCAATGCGGAGCTGAAGGCGATGCAGGCGGCCGATCTTTCCGGCCTGCCCGCGCTGGCCGACGATAGCGGCCTGTGCGTCGAGGCGCTGAACGGCGATCCCGGCATCTTCTCCGCCCGCTGGGCTGGCGAGACCAAGGATTTCGGCCTCGCCATGCAACTGGTCCACGACAATATGGCGGCCCAGGGACCGGAAGTCGGCCATGGCGCGCATTTCGTCTGCGCCCTCGCCCTCGCCTGGCCCGACGGCCATGTCGAGGTGTTCGAAGGCCGCGTCGACGGCACGATCGTCTGGCCGCCGCGTGGGGACAAGGGCTTTGGCTATGACCCCATCTTCCAACCGCACGGCCACACTATCAGCTTCGGTGAGATGGAGCCGGAAAAGAAGCATGCCATGAGCCACCGCGCCGATGCGTTCCGGCAGATGGTGGCGGCGGTTTTCTGA
- a CDS encoding CAP domain-containing protein gives MPPSYYGMEEADRDDGLLREVALGMQNEERESLGLAPLAWDSALAADAARYARQMAQTNIFRHSPRASRAIPSGENLWMGSRGLYDYEVMVGSFLDEKRYFLRGGKLPDLSSTGRWEDVGHYTQIIWRGTRKVGCALAEGASYDYLVCRYYPAGNRFGMGPLDRDPATPPQFAGGE, from the coding sequence ATGCCGCCATCCTATTACGGCATGGAGGAAGCGGACCGCGACGACGGTCTGCTGCGCGAGGTTGCGCTGGGCATGCAGAATGAGGAGCGCGAGTCGCTGGGGCTGGCGCCGCTGGCGTGGGACAGCGCTTTGGCGGCCGACGCGGCGCGCTATGCCCGGCAGATGGCGCAGACCAATATCTTCCGCCATTCGCCCCGTGCCAGTCGCGCCATTCCGAGCGGCGAGAATCTCTGGATGGGGTCGCGGGGCCTTTATGACTATGAGGTGATGGTCGGCTCCTTCCTCGATGAGAAGCGCTATTTCCTGCGGGGCGGCAAGCTGCCCGATCTCAGTTCGACGGGGCGTTGGGAGGATGTGGGCCATTATACCCAGATCATCTGGCGCGGCACGCGCAAGGTCGGATGCGCGCTCGCCGAAGGGGCGAGCTACGACTATCTCGTCTGCCGCTATTATCCGGCGGGGAACAGGTTCGGCATGGGGCCGTTGGATCGCGATCCGGCGACGCCGCCCCAATTTGCCGGGGGCGAGTGA
- the hemW gene encoding radical SAM family heme chaperone HemW: MPPTPFNPAAPSAEPIALYVHWPFCVSKCPYCDFNSHVRADIDEDAWRDALLDDLTHEAAMNGGRPLSSIFFGGGTPSLMPPRIVETLIDAATRHWSPTHDIEITLEANPSSVEAARFADLATAGVNRVSLGLQALEDEALHFLGRAHDVREGLAALDVAQSVFSRVNFDLIYARPGQSEADWEAELEQGLSFGTDHLSLYQLTIEPGTRFATLVAQGKLTPADPDHAATLYERTQAMTAEAGIPAYEISNHARPGQESRHNLTYWRYGDYAGVGPGAHGRRGGLATLRHKKPENWMNAVARNGHGLQSEEPLAPEDRAREALLMGLRLGEGVDLERIARISGLTIEALVDGNAIARLSAHGLVRREGPQLSIEPAGMLLLDAILPEIVAV, from the coding sequence ATGCCCCCGACCCCTTTTAACCCCGCTGCGCCTTCGGCCGAGCCCATAGCCTTATATGTGCATTGGCCATTTTGCGTTTCCAAATGTCCTTATTGCGATTTTAACAGCCATGTGCGGGCGGACATTGACGAAGATGCCTGGCGCGACGCGCTGCTAGACGATCTGACCCATGAAGCGGCGATGAACGGCGGGCGGCCCCTTTCCTCGATCTTCTTCGGCGGCGGCACGCCTTCTCTGATGCCACCCCGGATCGTGGAAACGCTGATCGATGCAGCGACGCGCCACTGGAGCCCCACCCACGACATAGAGATCACGCTGGAGGCCAATCCCAGCTCGGTCGAGGCCGCGCGGTTCGCCGATCTGGCAACGGCGGGCGTAAACCGCGTATCGCTCGGCCTTCAGGCGCTGGAGGACGAAGCGCTGCATTTTCTGGGCCGCGCCCATGATGTGCGGGAGGGACTGGCGGCACTCGACGTCGCGCAATCGGTGTTCAGCCGCGTGAATTTCGATCTCATCTACGCCCGGCCGGGCCAGAGCGAAGCGGATTGGGAAGCGGAACTGGAGCAGGGCCTATCCTTCGGCACCGATCATCTCTCGCTTTATCAACTGACGATCGAGCCGGGGACCCGCTTTGCGACGCTGGTGGCGCAGGGCAAGCTGACCCCCGCCGACCCGGACCATGCCGCGACCCTCTATGAACGGACGCAGGCAATGACGGCAGAGGCGGGCATCCCCGCCTATGAGATCAGCAACCACGCCCGGCCGGGTCAGGAAAGCCGCCATAACCTCACCTATTGGCGTTATGGCGACTATGCCGGGGTCGGGCCGGGCGCGCATGGTCGGCGCGGGGGCCTGGCAACGCTGCGACACAAAAAGCCGGAAAACTGGATGAACGCGGTCGCCCGCAACGGCCATGGCCTGCAAAGCGAGGAGCCGCTCGCGCCCGAGGACCGGGCGCGGGAGGCGCTGCTGATGGGCCTGCGATTAGGAGAAGGGGTGGATCTGGAGCGAATTGCGCGGATTTCGGGCCTGACGATCGAGGCTCTGGTCGACGGGAATGCCATAGCGCGATTGTCGGCTCACGGCCTTGTCCGGCGAGAAGGGCCGCAACTATCCATCGAACCTGCTGGCATGCTGCTGCTGGACGCCATCCTGCCGGAGATCGTTGCGGTTTAG
- a CDS encoding M56 family metallopeptidase: protein MSVWIAETLIATTLLMALVMLLRRPVAHWLGARAAYWLWLLPLARMLLPALPQDVASPSPLHRAVEHAGLPTLFDAAPVVSALPEWQMPWLEIGASLWLLGVVFFLAVQGIGYVRFCRFILKDATPIDEEGRIRIVTSPKAGGPLAFGVVRPYVVLPADFVLRFDSQEQAMAVAHERAHHQGGDLAANMVALLLLGLHWCNPIAWIAYRAYRADQEQACDARVLALHGQDQAHIYGRAILKAAGGRPFAGACHLNRIAALKGRLKMLSTHEMSLRRISWGMAAVALVTVSGLVLTASGSRAAREVAAITGKVDSMNFGRLTDLVAQPASASEIALPQAPAAAQPSAHDARVAEEADSVPPAPPAPPASTADMVPPVPPAPPAPPVGLRDDRSLSHAIPSEAEIRRMVPHVDVANGCEDGKNVTRRETVDADGRRNIRVRICEAQISAEAHRAARAGLIAARAQVAAAARMSDKIRADVLRDLDREIAHMDGEE, encoded by the coding sequence ATGAGCGTCTGGATCGCCGAAACGCTGATCGCCACGACCCTGCTGATGGCGCTGGTCATGCTGTTGCGGCGGCCGGTGGCGCACTGGCTGGGGGCGAGGGCGGCCTATTGGCTATGGCTGCTGCCCTTGGCGCGCATGCTGTTGCCCGCGCTGCCGCAGGACGTCGCGAGTCCTTCGCCCCTGCATAGGGCAGTGGAACATGCGGGCCTGCCGACCTTGTTCGACGCCGCGCCCGTGGTTTCGGCCCTGCCGGAATGGCAAATGCCATGGCTGGAGATCGGCGCGTCGCTCTGGCTGCTCGGCGTTGTTTTCTTCCTGGCGGTGCAGGGGATCGGCTATGTGCGGTTTTGCCGCTTCATCCTGAAGGATGCGACGCCGATCGATGAAGAAGGGCGCATCCGCATCGTGACCAGTCCGAAGGCGGGCGGGCCGCTCGCCTTCGGGGTGGTGCGGCCTTATGTCGTGCTGCCCGCCGATTTCGTCCTGCGCTTCGACAGCCAGGAACAGGCCATGGCGGTCGCCCATGAGCGCGCCCATCATCAGGGGGGCGATCTGGCCGCGAATATGGTCGCGTTGCTGCTGCTTGGCCTGCACTGGTGCAATCCCATCGCCTGGATCGCCTATCGCGCCTATCGGGCCGATCAGGAACAGGCCTGCGACGCGCGGGTGTTGGCGCTTCATGGGCAGGATCAGGCCCATATCTATGGCCGCGCCATATTGAAGGCCGCTGGTGGTCGTCCGTTCGCCGGTGCCTGTCATCTCAATCGCATTGCTGCCCTTAAAGGGAGGCTGAAAATGCTGTCTACCCATGAAATGTCGCTGCGCCGGATCAGTTGGGGCATGGCGGCGGTCGCTCTGGTAACTGTGTCGGGTCTGGTGCTGACTGCTTCGGGAAGCCGGGCGGCGCGGGAAGTCGCGGCGATCACCGGCAAGGTCGATTCGATGAATTTCGGCCGCCTTACCGATCTGGTTGCCCAGCCTGCCTCCGCCAGCGAGATCGCGCTGCCTCAGGCACCGGCGGCGGCCCAGCCCTCGGCGCACGACGCCAGGGTTGCGGAGGAAGCCGACAGCGTCCCGCCTGCTCCGCCCGCTCCTCCGGCATCCACCGCCGACATGGTGCCGCCCGTGCCACCGGCTCCGCCCGCTCCGCCGGTTGGTCTGCGCGATGACCGGTCCTTGTCCCACGCCATACCGAGCGAGGCTGAAATCCGCCGCATGGTGCCGCATGTCGATGTCGCCAATGGCTGCGAGGACGGCAAGAATGTGACCCGGCGCGAGACGGTGGATGCCGATGGCCGCCGCAATATCCGTGTCCGCATCTGCGAGGCGCAAATCTCTGCGGAGGCGCACCGCGCCGCGCGAGCGGGCCTGATTGCCGCACGGGCGCAGGTCGCCGCTGCCGCACGGATGTCGGACAAGATCAGGGCCGACGTGCTACGCGATCTGGACAGGGAAATCGCGCATATGGATGGGGAAGAATAG
- a CDS encoding BlaI/MecI/CopY family transcriptional regulator encodes MSERISEAELVVMEALWERAPQTAAEVAERVAAGRDWSVQTVKTLLSRLMAKDVIAADQDGRRFLYRPLVAREAYVASESGRLVNRLFGGRISPLVAQLASQDQLTAEDIAELEDILRGLKS; translated from the coding sequence ATGAGCGAGAGGATCAGCGAAGCGGAACTGGTGGTGATGGAGGCGCTGTGGGAACGCGCGCCCCAGACGGCCGCCGAGGTGGCCGAGCGCGTCGCCGCCGGACGTGACTGGAGCGTTCAGACGGTCAAGACATTGCTGTCCCGCCTGATGGCAAAGGATGTCATCGCCGCCGATCAGGATGGCCGCCGCTTTTTATATCGCCCGCTCGTCGCGCGGGAGGCGTATGTTGCCAGCGAGTCGGGGCGATTGGTCAACCGGCTGTTCGGCGGACGCATCTCGCCGCTGGTCGCCCAGCTTGCCAGTCAGGACCAGTTGACGGCGGAGGATATCGCCGAGCTTGAGGACATCCTGAGAGGATTGAAATCATGA
- the grxD gene encoding Grx4 family monothiol glutaredoxin produces the protein MTDAVQQRIAEIVNRNDVVLFMKGTPLFPQCGFSSRAVAILDHLGVAYESVDVLQDQGVRQGIKAFSDWPTIPQLYVKGEFVGGSDIMMEMYEAGELQQLMTDQGVAPAN, from the coding sequence ATGACCGACGCCGTGCAGCAGCGGATCGCCGAAATCGTCAACCGCAATGATGTCGTGCTTTTCATGAAGGGTACGCCGCTCTTCCCGCAATGCGGCTTTTCCAGCCGGGCGGTGGCGATTCTGGACCATCTGGGCGTCGCCTATGAAAGCGTCGACGTGCTGCAGGATCAGGGCGTCCGGCAGGGGATCAAGGCCTTTTCCGACTGGCCGACCATTCCCCAACTTTATGTGAAGGGCGAATTTGTCGGTGGCAGCGACATCATGATGGAAATGTATGAGGCTGGCGAATTGCAGCAGTTGATGACCGATCAGGGCGTCGCCCCGGCAAACTGA
- a CDS encoding BolA/IbaG family iron-sulfur metabolism protein — MPMAADDIADMIRAAIPDAEVEITDLAGDGDHYAARVVAESFRGMSRVAQQRAVYAALGGRMGGVLHALQLTTAVPN; from the coding sequence GTGCCGATGGCTGCCGACGATATTGCGGACATGATCCGTGCCGCGATTCCCGATGCGGAGGTGGAGATCACCGATCTTGCCGGGGATGGCGACCATTATGCGGCGCGCGTCGTTGCGGAAAGCTTCCGGGGCATGAGCCGCGTCGCGCAACAGCGGGCGGTCTATGCGGCGCTGGGCGGGCGTATGGGCGGCGTGCTCCATGCCTTGCAACTGACCACCGCCGTTCCCAACTAA
- a CDS encoding DUF1476 domain-containing protein: MTTFDDREKAFENMFAHDQEMQFRIQARRNRLLGEWAAAKMGLTPEETDAYAKAVVQADFEEAGDEDVIRKLMGDMTQAGIDIDEAGVRAALDEQQVIARRMFIE, translated from the coding sequence ATGACGACCTTCGACGACCGTGAAAAGGCCTTTGAGAATATGTTCGCGCACGACCAGGAGATGCAGTTCCGCATCCAGGCGCGGCGCAACCGTCTGCTCGGCGAATGGGCGGCGGCGAAAATGGGCCTGACGCCTGAAGAAACCGACGCTTATGCCAAGGCCGTCGTGCAGGCCGATTTCGAGGAAGCGGGCGACGAAGATGTCATCCGCAAGCTGATGGGCGATATGACCCAGGCCGGCATCGACATTGACGAGGCTGGCGTTCGTGCCGCTCTGGACGAGCAGCAGGTCATCGCCCGTCGCATGTTCATCGAATAA
- the leuD gene encoding 3-isopropylmalate dehydratase small subunit, translating into MEKLNIVDGKAYPFGMKNVDTDIVIPAHWLKTISRAGLGKGAFEVLRKEPGNVFDDPDYAGSPILIAGDNFGCGSSREHAAWALADLGIKVVIAPSFSDIFSGNAFKNGILTVVLPQEAIDRLMEVAQGINGTPDPIHVDLEHQAVTTRFQDRFQFEIDPFRKHCLLGGLDEIGLTLGQADVIGAFEAKDAGARPWLVPAVA; encoded by the coding sequence ATGGAAAAGCTGAATATCGTTGACGGCAAGGCCTATCCGTTCGGGATGAAGAATGTCGACACCGACATCGTCATCCCGGCGCATTGGCTCAAGACCATTAGCCGCGCGGGCCTGGGCAAGGGCGCGTTCGAGGTTCTGCGCAAGGAACCGGGCAATGTCTTTGACGATCCGGACTATGCAGGCAGCCCGATCCTGATCGCGGGCGACAATTTCGGTTGCGGATCGAGCCGCGAACATGCCGCCTGGGCGCTTGCCGACCTTGGCATCAAGGTGGTGATCGCGCCGAGCTTTTCGGACATTTTTTCCGGTAACGCCTTCAAGAATGGCATATTGACCGTGGTGTTGCCGCAGGAAGCGATCGACCGGCTGATGGAGGTCGCCCAGGGCATCAATGGAACACCGGACCCGATCCATGTCGATCTGGAGCATCAGGCCGTTACCACCCGGTTTCAGGACCGTTTCCAGTTCGAGATCGATCCGTTCCGCAAGCACTGCCTTCTGGGCGGTCTGGACGAGATCGGCCTGACCCTGGGACAGGCGGACGTGATCGGCGCGTTCGAGGCGAAGGATGCCGGCGCGCGCCCCTGGCTCGTTCCCGCCGTTGCGTAA